Proteins encoded together in one Sinorhizobium sp. B11 window:
- a CDS encoding TniB family NTP-binding protein, producing MTGRVSSGVIMARFKEWYVPHPMALDVMKTLNDLREAKRNSRYDTEQTGAHILAPSHCGKSHIVNKIYFSRHVIPEIRATGRFSPDVSDGDIKKLQKTVVYTKVPAKPTQHDFASMVLSAFDIPLWAFARETALQRIQRARKHAEDVGNELLILDRFDQLTKLHDRETMKQATVIQEITKNLMEDGWPIVLVGLPNAKKAINNMQLKVRIKKLKMMPLKFKQEAAEFIKFLRGLEKLMLQSGMFDEESGLCESSVALRLYYASQGRLGVLCNIIRDAAILASDGRQARIEYHNLVTAVEMGPLEDGICRYNPFEEDDEEGIAADCSARHAKDEEHYDKEYHQYFKPKRPRTRKAAAEEALQALAA from the coding sequence ATGACAGGAAGAGTGTCCTCGGGCGTCATTATGGCTCGGTTCAAGGAATGGTATGTTCCTCATCCCATGGCTCTTGATGTGATGAAAACACTTAACGACCTTCGCGAGGCGAAGCGGAACTCGCGCTATGATACCGAGCAAACTGGAGCTCACATTCTCGCGCCATCTCATTGCGGCAAGTCTCACATCGTAAACAAAATATATTTTTCCAGGCATGTCATCCCTGAGATTCGAGCAACTGGCCGGTTCAGCCCTGACGTCAGTGACGGGGACATAAAGAAGCTTCAGAAGACAGTCGTCTACACGAAAGTGCCGGCAAAGCCGACCCAGCATGACTTTGCGTCGATGGTGTTGAGTGCATTCGATATCCCTCTCTGGGCATTCGCACGAGAGACGGCACTGCAGCGGATACAACGCGCCCGCAAACACGCCGAGGATGTTGGCAACGAGCTGCTTATTCTCGACAGGTTCGATCAGCTCACTAAACTGCATGATCGCGAAACGATGAAGCAAGCGACCGTTATCCAGGAGATCACCAAGAACTTAATGGAAGACGGATGGCCGATTGTCCTTGTGGGCCTGCCAAATGCAAAAAAAGCTATCAATAACATGCAGCTAAAAGTCCGAATTAAGAAGCTTAAAATGATGCCCCTAAAGTTTAAGCAAGAAGCGGCTGAGTTCATAAAGTTCCTAAGAGGGTTAGAAAAATTGATGCTCCAAAGTGGGATGTTCGATGAAGAAAGCGGGTTGTGTGAGAGCTCAGTTGCACTTCGACTGTACTACGCCTCTCAAGGGCGACTTGGCGTTCTTTGCAATATTATTCGAGACGCCGCGATACTTGCGTCAGACGGTCGTCAGGCTCGAATAGAATACCATAACCTCGTAACGGCCGTGGAAATGGGTCCACTGGAGGACGGGATTTGCAGATACAACCCGTTCGAAGAAGATGACGAGGAAGGAATTGCTGCGGATTGCAGCGCGCGCCATGCCAAGGATGAGGAGCACTACGACAAGGAATACCACCAGTACTTCAAACCCAAGAGACCCCGCACACGGAAAGCTGCGGCTGAGGAAGCGCTTCAAGCACTTGCCGCGTAG